One Micromonospora sp. FIMYZ51 genomic window carries:
- a CDS encoding MFS transporter — MVAVTTGSQAVPRRYWAWLGGATLSLLGVQTMAFAMAWVAAGHGGRFAALVFTAIALPRVLLLLVGGAVADRFGAWAVLVVTDAVMIVVMVMLAAVVWSSTDPRLPLLLAALAIGIVDAFHLPSTGAMPRRLVPAPALTRAMSARHLAAQLALFGGPAAGGLVLAAVGLAGVALANAATFAVLLAVLVALRSHATHAPDAAASESTQPVWRAALDGLRVAASHAVLRPALLLVGVAAGFLLPVTGLLVPLLARERNWPPQVAGATVAALALGTATIAVLVLACGGLAEPGRAAGAGLMVAAVGVAALAIAGSPPAAIAAGALVGLGSGGFVTHIGPLVLAATPASHLSRVQAVLALVQNLPLLVTANVLGSLAETVGAAAVLSGCAGVLAAAALAALASAALRHSDPADRATTTNRDV; from the coding sequence ATGGTGGCAGTGACGACCGGCAGTCAGGCGGTGCCCCGGCGATACTGGGCCTGGCTCGGTGGTGCCACCCTGTCCCTGCTCGGCGTGCAGACCATGGCGTTCGCGATGGCCTGGGTGGCGGCCGGACACGGCGGTCGCTTCGCCGCGCTTGTGTTCACCGCGATCGCGCTGCCCCGGGTGCTACTGCTGTTGGTCGGCGGCGCGGTGGCCGACCGGTTCGGCGCCTGGGCCGTCCTGGTGGTCACGGACGCGGTGATGATCGTCGTCATGGTGATGCTGGCCGCCGTCGTGTGGTCGTCGACCGATCCGCGGCTGCCCCTGCTGCTGGCCGCCCTGGCCATCGGGATCGTGGACGCGTTCCACCTGCCGAGCACCGGTGCGATGCCCCGGCGGCTGGTGCCGGCGCCCGCGCTGACCCGGGCGATGTCGGCCCGTCACCTGGCCGCCCAACTGGCCCTGTTCGGGGGACCGGCGGCGGGCGGCCTGGTCCTCGCCGCGGTCGGGCTCGCCGGGGTGGCGCTGGCCAACGCCGCCACGTTCGCGGTGCTGCTGGCGGTGCTGGTGGCGCTGCGATCGCACGCGACGCACGCACCGGACGCTGCGGCGTCCGAATCGACGCAGCCGGTGTGGCGAGCTGCCCTGGACGGGCTGCGGGTCGCCGCCTCGCATGCCGTGCTGCGACCCGCGCTGCTGCTGGTCGGCGTCGCCGCCGGCTTCCTGCTGCCGGTCACCGGGCTGCTCGTGCCGTTGCTGGCCCGGGAGCGGAACTGGCCGCCGCAGGTGGCCGGTGCGACGGTCGCGGCGCTGGCGCTGGGCACGGCGACCATCGCGGTACTCGTGCTGGCGTGCGGTGGGCTGGCCGAGCCCGGTCGGGCGGCCGGTGCCGGCCTGATGGTGGCCGCCGTCGGCGTGGCCGCACTGGCGATCGCCGGCTCGCCGCCGGCCGCGATCGCGGCCGGGGCACTTGTCGGCCTCGGATCGGGTGGGTTCGTCACGCACATCGGTCCACTGGTGCTTGCCGCCACCCCGGCGAGCCACCTGTCCCGGGTGCAGGCCGTGCTCGCGCTCGTGCAGAACCTGCCGCTGCTGGTCACCGCCAACGTGCTGGGCTCGCTCGCCGAGACGGTGGGTGCCGCGGCGGTGCTGTCCGGCTGCGCCGGGGTGCTGGCGGCGGCTGCCCTGGCCGCACTGGCCTCCGCCGCCCTGCGGCACTCGGACCCGGCTGACCGGGCGACTACCACCAACCGCGATGTCTGA